In Brucella melitensis bv. 1 str. 16M, a genomic segment contains:
- a CDS encoding sarcosine oxidase subunit alpha, whose amino-acid sequence MMTDMRIQNKSRVNKAKSVRFTFNGKTYSGFEGDTLASALLANGEHLTGRSFKYHRPRGILSAGSEEPNALMGVSRGAGRFEPNTRATALELYDGLKAESQNHWPSLKHDVGAINDAFSMFFSAGFYYKTFMWPKSFWNKVYEPFIRGAAGLGKSPSEPGPDTYASRYAYCDVLVVGAGPAGLAAALEAAKSGAKVMLCDEQAELGGSLLSEPEPVINGRASWDWLDETLAALAAMPNVTLLPRTTAIGYYHQNMLGLCQRLTDHLPNPPANAPRERMWRVRAKQVVLAQGAIERPLVFAGNDRPGVMLAGAGRTYLNRYGVKVGHKAVIVTSHDSAWLAAFDLAVAGVKVPAIIDVREHVAGSLVNRAKMLGIETLTGWTVTDTGGRHRVSSVRANPVQGGVAGAPRTIECDVVLMCGGWTPSVHLFSHTKGQLVWDEERQIYLPGARTEESRCAGAGNGHFDLEAALREGAQSGAGAASDAGYKASAREYAVAGDFICNGISCRELPTDRDPGKAKAFIDFQNDVTAKDIRLAVREGFRSIEHVKRYTTNGMATDQGKTSNINGLAVASDALKRPAPQVGLTTFRPPYTPTTFGAFCGYNRGKLFEVTRKTPIDAWAEQHGAAFEPVSLWRRAWYFPKPGEDMHQAVARECRATRQSLGMFDASTLGKIEVVGPDTAEFMNRMYTNPWTKLGVGRCRYGLLLGEDGFIRDDGVVGRLTQDRFHVTTTTGGAARVLNMMEDYLQTEWPQLKVALTSTTEQWAVVAINGPNARKLIEPMVEGLDISDEAFPHMSVAECTFLGVPARLFRMSFTGELGFEINVPSRYGLALWKALYEAGQQYDITPYGTETMHILRAEKGYIIVGQDTDGTVTPDDASLGWAIGKQKPDFVGKRSLSRPDMLKKDRKHLVGLLTKDPKLVLEEGAQIVADPKQAVPMTMLGYVTSSYWSETLGRSIAMALVSGGKDRMGETIYMPMPDGSVHEAIISGTVFYDPEGKKLNA is encoded by the coding sequence ATGATGACTGACATGCGCATTCAGAACAAAAGCCGCGTCAACAAGGCCAAGTCCGTTCGCTTCACCTTCAACGGCAAGACCTATTCCGGCTTTGAAGGCGACACGCTGGCCTCCGCCCTTTTGGCCAATGGCGAACATCTGACGGGCCGCTCGTTCAAATATCACCGCCCGCGCGGCATTCTTTCCGCCGGTTCCGAAGAGCCGAACGCGCTGATGGGCGTCTCGCGCGGGGCGGGCCGGTTCGAGCCGAACACGCGCGCCACCGCGCTGGAGCTTTATGACGGCCTGAAAGCCGAGAGCCAGAACCACTGGCCGTCGCTGAAGCATGATGTGGGTGCGATCAACGATGCGTTCTCCATGTTCTTTTCGGCAGGCTTCTACTACAAGACCTTCATGTGGCCGAAGAGCTTCTGGAACAAGGTTTACGAGCCTTTCATCCGGGGCGCGGCCGGTCTTGGCAAATCGCCATCCGAACCCGGTCCCGACACCTATGCCAGCCGTTATGCCTATTGCGATGTGCTTGTCGTGGGGGCGGGGCCAGCCGGGCTTGCGGCAGCGCTTGAAGCGGCGAAAAGCGGCGCGAAGGTTATGCTTTGCGACGAACAGGCGGAACTGGGCGGTTCGCTTCTGTCAGAGCCGGAGCCGGTCATCAATGGCCGCGCAAGCTGGGACTGGCTGGATGAGACGCTGGCCGCGCTCGCCGCCATGCCCAATGTCACGCTTTTGCCGCGCACCACGGCGATTGGCTATTATCACCAGAACATGCTGGGCCTTTGCCAGCGCCTGACCGATCACCTGCCGAACCCGCCAGCCAACGCGCCGCGTGAACGCATGTGGCGTGTGCGCGCAAAGCAGGTCGTGCTGGCGCAGGGTGCAATTGAAAGGCCGCTGGTCTTTGCCGGCAACGACCGTCCGGGCGTGATGCTGGCGGGGGCCGGGCGTACCTATCTCAACCGCTATGGCGTGAAGGTTGGCCACAAGGCCGTTATTGTCACGTCGCATGATAGCGCCTGGCTTGCCGCCTTCGATCTGGCGGTCGCAGGCGTCAAGGTTCCTGCCATCATCGATGTGCGTGAGCATGTTGCGGGCAGCCTCGTCAATCGCGCGAAGATGCTGGGCATAGAAACGCTGACCGGCTGGACCGTAACCGATACGGGCGGGCGTCACCGGGTTTCCTCCGTGCGCGCCAATCCGGTGCAGGGCGGCGTGGCTGGCGCGCCGCGCACCATAGAATGCGATGTGGTGCTGATGTGCGGCGGCTGGACGCCAAGCGTCCATCTCTTTTCGCACACCAAGGGCCAGCTTGTCTGGGATGAGGAGCGCCAGATCTACCTACCGGGCGCACGCACGGAAGAAAGCCGCTGCGCTGGTGCGGGCAATGGTCATTTCGACCTTGAAGCGGCGCTTCGTGAAGGAGCGCAAAGCGGTGCCGGTGCGGCATCCGATGCCGGTTACAAGGCAAGCGCGCGCGAATATGCGGTGGCCGGTGATTTCATCTGCAATGGCATAAGCTGCCGCGAATTGCCGACGGATCGTGATCCGGGCAAGGCCAAGGCCTTCATCGACTTCCAGAACGATGTCACCGCCAAGGATATCCGCCTTGCCGTGCGCGAAGGCTTCCGCTCCATCGAGCATGTCAAGCGCTACACCACAAACGGCATGGCGACCGATCAGGGCAAGACGTCCAACATCAACGGTCTGGCGGTTGCGTCCGATGCCTTGAAGCGCCCTGCGCCGCAGGTAGGCCTCACCACGTTCCGCCCGCCCTATACGCCGACCACTTTTGGCGCTTTCTGCGGCTATAATCGCGGAAAACTGTTTGAAGTCACGCGCAAGACGCCGATCGACGCTTGGGCCGAACAGCATGGCGCGGCTTTCGAGCCGGTGTCGCTGTGGCGGCGCGCCTGGTATTTCCCGAAGCCCGGCGAAGACATGCATCAGGCCGTGGCGCGTGAATGCAGGGCAACCCGCCAGTCGCTCGGCATGTTCGATGCCTCCACATTGGGCAAGATCGAGGTGGTCGGCCCGGATACAGCCGAATTCATGAACCGCATGTATACCAATCCATGGACGAAGCTTGGTGTCGGGCGCTGCCGCTATGGCCTGCTGCTCGGCGAAGATGGCTTCATCCGCGATGACGGTGTGGTCGGTCGCCTGACGCAGGACCGTTTCCACGTGACGACCACGACCGGCGGTGCGGCACGCGTCCTCAACATGATGGAAGACTATCTCCAGACTGAATGGCCGCAGTTGAAAGTTGCGCTCACATCCACCACCGAACAATGGGCGGTGGTGGCGATCAATGGCCCGAACGCGCGCAAGCTTATCGAGCCGATGGTCGAGGGGCTGGACATTTCGGACGAGGCTTTCCCGCATATGTCGGTTGCCGAATGCACATTCCTCGGCGTGCCTGCGCGTCTCTTCCGCATGAGCTTCACCGGCGAACTCGGCTTCGAGATCAACGTGCCGTCGCGCTATGGTCTTGCGCTGTGGAAGGCGCTTTACGAGGCGGGCCAGCAATATGACATCACACCTTACGGCACCGAGACGATGCATATTCTGCGCGCCGAAAAGGGCTATATCATTGTCGGCCAGGATACGGATGGCACGGTGACGCCGGACGATGCCAGCCTTGGCTGGGCCATTGGCAAGCAGAAGCCGGATTTCGTCGGCAAGCGGTCGCTGTCGCGTCCCGACATGCTGAAAAAGGACCGCAAGCATCTGGTCGGGCTTCTGACCAAGGACCCGAAGCTGGTGCTGGAGGAAGGCGCGCAGATCGTGGCCGATCCAAAACAGGCGGTGCCGATGACCATGCTTGGCTACGTCACGTCTTCCTATTGGAGCGAGACGCTTGGCCGTTCCATTGCCATGGCGCTGGTGTCCGGTGGCAAGGACCGTATGGGCGAGACAATATATATGCCGATGCCGGATGGCAGTGTGCATGAGGCCATCATTTCGGGAACCGTCTTCTACGATCCCGAAGGTAAGAAGTTGAATGCATAA
- a CDS encoding sarcosine oxidase subunit delta, whose product MLLIRCPYCEMERPELEFAYAGEAHIARPADPSTLSDEEWRDFLFTRSNPRGTHYERWRHIHGCGRFFNAVRDTVSDKFVVTYKAGKPRPVLEQTPAAETK is encoded by the coding sequence ATGCTTCTTATCCGTTGCCCTTATTGCGAGATGGAACGCCCGGAACTCGAATTTGCCTATGCGGGCGAAGCTCATATCGCGCGCCCGGCCGATCCCTCGACGCTTTCCGATGAAGAATGGCGCGATTTCCTGTTCACCCGCTCCAACCCGCGCGGCACGCATTATGAACGCTGGCGGCACATCCATGGCTGCGGCCGCTTCTTCAATGCCGTGCGCGACACGGTGAGCGACAAGTTTGTCGTGACCTATAAGGCAGGCAAACCACGCCCGGTACTGGAACAAACTCCGGCTGCGGAGACGAAATGA
- a CDS encoding sarcosine oxidase subunit beta family protein — protein MSRFSLASVVKNALSGNRNWEPQWPDAQPRAEYDVIIVGAGGHGLGAAYYLAKEHGITNVAVIEKGWLGGGNTGRNTTIIRSNYLYDESAHLYEHAMKLWEGLSQDLNYNVMFSQRGVMMLAHTMHDVQSFKRHIHANRLNGIDNEWLTKEQAKEYCPPLDISPNARYPVIGATLQRRGGVARHDAVAWGYARGASQRGVDIIQNCPVLAIRRDASGRVSGVETARGFIKAKKVAVSAAGNTSVVMDTASVRMPLESFPLQALVSEPVKPIFPCVVMSNTVHAYISQSDKGELVIGSGTDQYVSYSQRGGLPLIEHTLAAICEVFPIFTRMRMLRKWGGIVDVTPDRSPIIGKTPVPGLYVNCGWGTGGFKATPGSAHVFAHTIARDEPHWINAPFTLERFTTGRLIDEAAAAAVAH, from the coding sequence ATGTCCCGCTTTTCTTTAGCTTCAGTCGTTAAAAATGCGCTTTCCGGCAACAGAAACTGGGAGCCGCAATGGCCCGATGCCCAACCCAGGGCCGAATATGATGTCATCATCGTCGGTGCGGGCGGGCATGGCCTTGGCGCTGCCTATTATCTGGCCAAGGAACACGGCATCACCAATGTCGCGGTTATCGAAAAGGGATGGCTCGGCGGTGGCAATACCGGGCGCAACACGACCATTATTCGCTCCAACTATCTTTATGACGAGAGCGCGCATCTTTATGAACATGCGATGAAGCTCTGGGAGGGGCTGAGCCAGGATCTCAATTATAATGTCATGTTCTCGCAGCGCGGCGTAATGATGCTGGCGCATACGATGCATGACGTGCAGAGTTTCAAGCGCCATATCCATGCCAACCGCCTCAACGGCATCGATAATGAATGGCTGACGAAAGAACAGGCGAAGGAATATTGTCCGCCGCTCGATATCTCCCCTAATGCCCGTTATCCGGTGATTGGTGCAACCTTGCAGCGGCGCGGCGGCGTGGCCCGCCATGATGCGGTTGCCTGGGGCTATGCGCGCGGTGCATCGCAGCGCGGCGTCGACATCATCCAGAACTGCCCGGTTCTGGCGATCCGCCGCGATGCTTCGGGCCGCGTGAGCGGCGTTGAAACGGCGCGGGGTTTCATCAAGGCGAAAAAGGTGGCGGTTTCGGCTGCGGGCAACACCTCCGTCGTCATGGACACGGCAAGCGTGCGCATGCCGCTTGAAAGCTTCCCGCTACAGGCGCTGGTGTCGGAGCCGGTCAAGCCGATTTTCCCCTGCGTGGTCATGTCGAACACGGTCCATGCCTATATCAGCCAGTCCGACAAGGGCGAACTGGTGATCGGTTCGGGCACGGACCAATATGTGTCCTACAGCCAGCGCGGCGGCCTGCCGCTGATCGAGCATACGCTGGCTGCGATCTGTGAGGTCTTCCCGATCTTCACGCGCATGCGCATGTTGCGCAAATGGGGCGGCATCGTCGATGTCACGCCGGATCGCTCGCCCATCATCGGCAAGACGCCGGTGCCGGGCCTTTATGTCAATTGCGGCTGGGGCACGGGCGGTTTCAAGGCGACGCCGGGTTCAGCCCATGTCTTCGCCCATACGATTGCCCGCGATGAGCCGCACTGGATCAACGCGCCTTTCACGCTGGAACGCTTCACTACCGGTCGCCTGATCGACGAAGCGGCTGCTGCCGCTGTTGCGCATTAA
- a CDS encoding Glu/Leu/Phe/Val family dehydrogenase — protein sequence MTTENLLESALVRLDEAASHINIDADVIEKLKFARETMKVRLMIRMDDGSRKSFIAWRCRYDDTRGPTKGGIRYHPDSTVEEVETPAFWMTFKCAVMNLPYGGGKGAIQVDPRQLSKAELERLSRAYIQAFSGIIGPDRDIPAPDVYTNSMIMGWMADEYSQIVGQSSPAVITGKPIALGGSLGRNDATARGGFYLVRHLSHDLGLASVLRVAIQGFGNAGQFMAKLMAGDGHKIVAVSDSAGAVYCADGLDVDLLLAAKADGKSVISTAGHKGHEAISADELVAADCDVLVPSAMENMIHAGNAASIRAKLIVELANGPVTGDADKILAEKGVMVLPDILANAGGVTVSYFEWVQNRQGYYWTLEEIHERLKTIMEREGRAIWNHARERGVTLRTAAYVHALERLAQAIEAHGTQNDFAA from the coding sequence GTGACCACGGAAAATCTGCTCGAAAGTGCACTCGTCCGGCTGGACGAAGCGGCAAGCCACATAAACATCGATGCGGATGTCATCGAAAAGCTGAAGTTTGCGCGTGAGACCATGAAAGTGCGGTTGATGATCCGCATGGACGACGGTTCGCGCAAGTCCTTTATTGCGTGGCGCTGCCGCTATGACGACACTCGCGGACCGACCAAGGGCGGCATCCGCTACCATCCCGATTCAACGGTGGAAGAAGTCGAGACGCCCGCCTTCTGGATGACCTTCAAATGCGCCGTGATGAACCTGCCTTATGGCGGCGGCAAGGGCGCGATCCAGGTCGATCCGCGCCAGCTCTCCAAGGCTGAACTGGAGCGCCTTTCGCGCGCCTATATCCAGGCTTTCTCCGGCATCATCGGCCCGGACCGCGACATTCCGGCCCCGGACGTCTATACGAATTCCATGATCATGGGCTGGATGGCTGACGAATACTCCCAGATCGTCGGCCAGTCCTCTCCCGCCGTCATTACCGGCAAGCCCATCGCACTTGGTGGCTCGCTCGGACGCAATGACGCGACCGCACGCGGCGGCTTCTACCTCGTTCGCCACCTCTCGCACGATCTGGGCCTCGCTTCGGTTCTGCGCGTCGCCATCCAGGGTTTTGGCAATGCCGGACAGTTCATGGCCAAGCTGATGGCGGGCGACGGCCACAAGATCGTCGCCGTGTCGGATTCCGCAGGGGCGGTCTATTGCGCGGATGGCCTTGACGTCGACCTGCTTCTGGCCGCCAAGGCTGATGGCAAGTCCGTCATTTCAACCGCCGGTCACAAGGGCCACGAGGCGATCAGCGCCGACGAACTCGTCGCCGCCGATTGTGACGTGCTGGTGCCAAGCGCCATGGAAAACATGATCCATGCCGGTAATGCAGCTTCCATTCGCGCCAAGCTTATCGTGGAACTGGCCAACGGCCCGGTCACGGGGGACGCTGACAAGATCCTCGCCGAAAAGGGCGTGATGGTCCTGCCGGACATTCTTGCCAATGCTGGCGGCGTGACGGTTTCCTATTTTGAATGGGTGCAGAACCGTCAGGGTTATTACTGGACGCTTGAAGAAATCCATGAACGCCTGAAGACGATCATGGAACGCGAAGGCCGCGCCATCTGGAACCATGCCCGCGAACGCGGTGTGACCCTGCGCACGGCTGCCTATGTGCATGCGCTGGAGCGCCTTGCACAAGCGATCGAGGCCCACGGCACGCAAAACGACTTCGCGGCCTGA
- a CDS encoding FABP family protein, whose product MKKFIIASLVGISAALPLPTHAETNKAPENSTIINGMDFGPLAKLVGTWKTVEPGGTDVAPGKEGSNVGKGGTAVEPYYEVLTFEPAADATNASDQYLVAMYYKHEVFRVRDNGKFHDQRGCLIYDKKNNTVYNTFCIPRAVCVVAEGPAGETMSLETKENGIAESSYMAKNDKTMKFSFEIDLSGDQLQYTQVTSLQVYGQPFEHVDTSTLEKVK is encoded by the coding sequence ATGAAAAAGTTTATAATTGCCTCTCTTGTGGGAATTTCTGCAGCTTTACCCCTCCCAACGCATGCAGAAACCAACAAGGCCCCGGAAAACAGCACAATTATCAACGGTATGGATTTTGGCCCGTTGGCCAAACTGGTCGGTACATGGAAAACGGTAGAGCCTGGCGGTACGGATGTTGCTCCCGGTAAAGAAGGGTCCAACGTTGGCAAAGGCGGCACGGCTGTAGAACCATATTATGAAGTTCTGACATTTGAACCTGCGGCAGACGCCACCAATGCAAGCGACCAGTACCTGGTAGCCATGTATTATAAGCATGAAGTTTTCCGTGTAAGAGACAACGGCAAATTTCATGATCAAAGAGGGTGTTTAATATACGATAAGAAAAACAATACCGTATATAATACTTTCTGTATTCCGAGAGCCGTGTGCGTTGTCGCTGAAGGACCGGCCGGAGAAACAATGTCTCTTGAGACCAAGGAAAACGGGATTGCGGAATCTAGCTATATGGCGAAGAACGACAAGACGATGAAGTTCTCTTTCGAGATAGATCTTTCCGGCGATCAACTTCAATATACTCAGGTGACAAGCTTGCAAGTCTATGGACAGCCGTTCGAGCATGTCGATACGAGCACGCTTGAAAAAGTAAAATAA
- the osmF gene encoding glycine betaine ABC transporter substrate-binding protein OsmF, with the protein MSYRNLLKGSAFALALFVGAIQFSSLAEAQVAVSSKIDTEGGVLGNIILTVLNANGIKTTDRIQLGATPVVRKAITAGEIDIYPEYTGNAAFFFNKADDPLWKDPAKAYETAKKLDYDANKIVWLTPSPANNTWGIAVRKDVANENKLASLSDFGKYIAGGGKVVLAASSEFVNSAAALPAFQTAYGFTLKPDQLITLSGGDTAATIAAAANQTNGANAAMVYGTDGGIAPSGLVVLEDDKHVQPVYQPAPIIREEVLKKDPKIEELLKPVFEKLDLTTLQDLNGRVQLGGEPAKAVAEDFLKKNGFLK; encoded by the coding sequence ATGTCGTATAGAAACTTGTTGAAGGGAAGTGCCTTTGCACTTGCCCTTTTTGTGGGCGCGATCCAGTTTTCCAGCCTCGCCGAGGCACAGGTCGCCGTTTCATCCAAGATCGACACCGAAGGCGGCGTGCTCGGCAATATCATCCTGACCGTTCTCAATGCCAACGGCATCAAAACGACCGACCGCATCCAGCTTGGCGCGACACCGGTGGTGCGCAAAGCGATCACGGCAGGCGAGATCGACATCTATCCCGAATATACCGGTAATGCGGCCTTCTTCTTCAACAAGGCCGACGATCCACTCTGGAAAGACCCGGCCAAGGCTTACGAAACAGCCAAAAAGCTTGATTACGACGCCAACAAGATCGTGTGGCTGACGCCCTCTCCCGCCAACAACACATGGGGCATCGCGGTGCGCAAGGATGTGGCCAATGAAAACAAGCTCGCAAGCCTCAGCGATTTCGGCAAATATATTGCAGGCGGCGGCAAGGTGGTTCTGGCGGCATCCTCCGAATTCGTGAATTCGGCGGCAGCACTGCCCGCTTTCCAGACCGCCTATGGCTTTACCCTGAAACCCGATCAGCTCATCACGCTTTCAGGCGGCGATACGGCGGCAACAATTGCAGCCGCAGCCAACCAGACCAATGGCGCCAATGCGGCCATGGTCTATGGCACCGATGGCGGCATCGCACCATCCGGGCTTGTCGTGCTGGAAGACGACAAGCATGTGCAGCCGGTCTATCAGCCCGCACCGATCATCCGCGAGGAGGTTCTGAAAAAGGACCCGAAGATCGAGGAACTTCTGAAACCCGTTTTCGAGAAACTCGACCTCACCACCTTGCAGGATCTGAACGGCCGCGTACAGCTTGGCGGCGAACCGGCAAAGGCGGTAGCGGAAGATTTTCTGAAGAAAAACGGCTTTTTGAAATAG
- a CDS encoding ABC transporter permease has protein sequence MPETIATQERRPVLPNGVGHIAGRIDKLGLVISVLGVGGLLLPFATFRANRIVQGEPRFLFDALPGAIAGLFVLIIGASLLVALLSQHRLLRLGASLISLAVLLVTIGLAATHLAPEGNNYARISPASGFWLLLFALALYAADGLVRLKVRPLPRIALLVVATGLLALLLSSGLWDDISFMKEYHSRAASFWIEARRHIALALGSLLAAAIAGIPLGLICHRLPRLRASVLNSLNIVQTIPSMALFGILIAPLSWFAAQFPWAASLGIRGIGAAPAFVALFLYSLLPIVANTVAGLAQVPEPVTDAARGMGMTRLQRLFRTEFPLAFPVILTGIRIVMVQNIGLTTIAALIGGGGFGIFVFQGIGQTAMDLVLLGALPTVLLAFAAAVILDAAIEIADRGKPA, from the coding sequence TTGCCGGAGACCATAGCAACACAGGAACGGCGCCCGGTCTTGCCAAACGGTGTGGGACACATCGCAGGCCGGATCGACAAGCTCGGCCTTGTCATATCCGTTCTCGGGGTCGGTGGGCTTCTGCTTCCCTTCGCCACGTTCCGGGCCAACCGCATCGTGCAGGGCGAGCCGCGCTTTCTGTTTGATGCCCTGCCCGGCGCGATTGCGGGCCTCTTCGTTCTCATCATCGGGGCAAGCCTCCTCGTCGCGCTCCTGTCCCAACACCGCCTGTTGCGGCTCGGCGCAAGCCTCATAAGCCTCGCCGTGCTGCTGGTGACAATCGGCCTTGCCGCCACGCATCTTGCGCCTGAAGGCAACAATTATGCGCGCATATCGCCCGCCTCCGGCTTCTGGCTCCTGCTTTTCGCGCTTGCCCTTTATGCGGCGGACGGTCTGGTGCGGTTAAAGGTGCGCCCGCTTCCGCGCATCGCCTTGCTGGTCGTTGCGACGGGCCTGCTCGCGCTCCTGCTTTCATCCGGCCTATGGGACGATATTTCCTTCATGAAGGAATATCACAGCCGCGCGGCAAGTTTCTGGATCGAGGCGCGGCGACATATTGCGCTTGCGCTCGGCTCCCTTCTGGCTGCCGCCATTGCGGGTATTCCACTGGGCCTCATCTGCCACCGCCTGCCGCGTCTTCGCGCTTCCGTCCTCAACAGTCTCAACATCGTGCAGACCATTCCATCCATGGCGCTGTTCGGCATATTGATTGCACCGCTAAGCTGGTTTGCGGCACAATTTCCGTGGGCGGCAAGCCTTGGCATAAGGGGCATCGGCGCGGCCCCGGCCTTCGTTGCGCTGTTTCTTTATTCGCTCCTGCCCATCGTCGCCAACACCGTGGCGGGGCTGGCGCAGGTGCCCGAACCCGTGACCGACGCTGCGCGCGGCATGGGAATGACGCGCCTGCAAAGACTGTTCAGGACAGAGTTTCCGCTGGCCTTTCCGGTCATTCTTACCGGCATACGCATCGTCATGGTGCAGAATATCGGCCTCACCACCATTGCCGCGCTGATCGGCGGCGGCGGCTTCGGCATTTTCGTCTTTCAAGGCATCGGCCAAACCGCAATGGATCTCGTGCTGCTCGGCGCGCTGCCAACGGTGCTTCTCGCTTTTGCAGCCGCCGTGATCCTCGATGCAGCAATAGAAATCGCCGACAGGGGGAAACCCGCATGA